In Eriocheir sinensis breed Jianghai 21 chromosome 30, ASM2467909v1, whole genome shotgun sequence, the following are encoded in one genomic region:
- the LOC127005400 gene encoding facilitated trehalose transporter Tret1-like — MSESEGEWSPWGGDEEEETQRPLITTGQQHHSIAAADMADPILTTPLVGSRPARAPQYITALAATLGALSMGTVLGFSSPAGAQLIANSTAGDALHLSQDQNSWFSSIMNVGALAGGPVGGLCLNALGRRGTMMASVAPFILGWLLIALARNFATLMVGRVLTGLCTGITSMAVPTYIAEYASADIRGTLGSGFQLMVTIGVVYSYVLGAVVPSWRWLAGLCIVPLILYLVLMFFAKESPSFLLLHGKDERAAAALQYFRGKDTHIQTELDMMRSSVEERRRNKASFSDLMKPYVLKPFFISLSLMFFQQFSGVNGVLFNLANIFSTSGSTLSDNVSSIIVGLVQVAATFLATVLMDKAGRKILLIASSSIMAVSLVALGEFFYMKEGDEEWAEQTLGWLPLLSLMVFIAAFSIGYGPIPWLMMGELFPSNVKELAASQATMFNWTLAFVVTFIFTPLESSIGDAWMYWIFAGLCVLNLVFCVTVVPETKGKTLEEITASFGAPAPPPVPERRNSSDC; from the exons AGCATAGCAGCGGCGGACATGGCAGACCCCATCCTCACCACCCCGCTGGTGGGCAGCCGGCCGGCTCGTGCGCCTCAGTACATCACAGCCCTGGCAG CCACACTTGGAGCCTTGTCCATGGGCACCGTGCTGGGCTTCTCCTCCCCCGCCGGTGCCCAGCTCATCGCCAACTCCACCGCCGGGGACGCCCTGCACCTCAGCCAGGACCAGAACTCCTGGTTCTCGTCCATCATGAACGTGGGGGCGCTGGCGGGCGGGCCAGTGGGCGGCCTGTGCCTTAACGCCCTGGGCCGCCGCGGCACCATGATGGCCTCCGTGGCCCCGTTCATCCTGGGCTGGCTGCTCATTG CGTTGGCCCGGAACTTTGCCACACTGATGGTGGGGCGAGTGCTGACGGGGCTGTGCACCGGCATCACCTCCATGGCCGTGCCCACCTACATAGCAGAGTACGCCTCGGCCGACATCAGGGGAACACTAG GCAGTGGTTTCCAGCTAATGGTGACCATCGGTGTGGTGTACTCCTATGTGCTGGGCGCGGTGGTGCCCTCCTGGCGCTGGCTGGCCGGCCTCTGCATCGTCCCTCTCATCCTCTACCTCGTCCTCATGTTCTTTGCCAAGGAGTCCCCGAGCTTCCTTCTGCTCCACGGCAAGGACGAGCGCGCCGCCGCAGCCCTGCAGTACTTCAGAG ggaaggacacacacatacagacggaGCTGGACATGATGCGTTCGTCGGTGGAGGAGCGGCGCCGCAACAAAGCCTCCTTCTCGGACCTCATGAAGCCCTACGTCCTCAagcccttcttcatctccctcagcCTCATGTTCTTCCAGCAGTTCTCGGGCGTGAATGGCGTCCTCTTCAACCTGGCCAACATTTTCAGT acTTCAGGCTCCACGCTCTCGGACAACGTTAGCTCCATCATCGTGGGTCTGGTTCAAGTTGCGGCAACATTCCTCGCCACCGTGCTCATGGATAAGGCTGGACGGAAGATTCTGCTGATTGCGTCCTCGTCCATCATGGCTGTGTCCCTGG ttgcctTGGGTGAGTTTTTCTACAtgaaggaaggggacgaggagtgGGCGGAGCAAACGCTGGGCTGGCTGCCGCTGCTGTCCCTTATGGTGTTCATCGCGGCTTTCTCCATCGGCTACGGACCCATCCCCTGGCTCATGATGG GTGAACTGTTCCCCTCCAACGTGAAGGAGTTGGCTGCCAGTCAGGCCACCATGTTCAACTGGACCCTGGCCTTTGTGGTGACCTTCATCTTCACGCCACTTGAG TCGTCCATAGGTGATGCTTGGATGTACTGGATCTTCGCCGGGCTGTGTGTGCTCAACCTGGTGTTCTGCGTGACTGTGGTGCCGGAGACCAAGGGGAAGACGCTGGAGGAGATCACAGCTTCCTTCGGCGCCCCGGCTCCCCCGCCCGTTCCGGAGAGGCGCAACTCCTCCGACTGTTGA